GCTTCGCCGGCCAGCGGCTTGACGAGCTGGGCCGGGAAGATTTCAGCACGCTCTATGACGAGCTTCTGCGCGACGATCCGGAAGGCGCGCGGCTGCTCGATGCCTATCTGGCGCGCGCCTATCCGGGCGAATGGCGGCAGGAGCCGGGGCCCGGCCCCGCCGGCGACGGCCCGATGACGCGCGACGAGGCGTTCGAGATTCTGGGCATTGCGCCGGACGCCACGGCCACGGAAATCCGGGACGCGCACCACCGGCTGATGAAGAAGTTCCATCCGGACCAAGGCGGTTCGACCTACTTCGCCACCCGCCTCAATGAAGCCAGGGACCTGCTGCTGAAAACCTGATCCGATCCGGGGCAGGGCCAGGCCCGGTTTGCACTGCAACACACTTTCGCCAAGGTTCGCACATATACAGCCGCGGCGCTCCGGCATAGACTTACAGCACTGAAATCCCTTCCAATAAACGCCGAGATCATGAACAGACCCGTACGAAAAGCCGTATTCCCCGTTGGCGGCCTGGGGACGCGATTCCTGCCCGCCACCAAGGCCATGCCCAAGGAAATGCTGCCGGTGGTGGACAAGCCCCTGATCCAGTACGCGGTCGAGGAGGCGCAGGCCGCCGGCATCGAGGAATTCATCTTCGTTACCGGCCGCGGCAAGTCGGCCATCGAGAACCATTTCGACCGCTCGGTCGAGCTTGAGGCGCTGCTTGCCGAGAAGGCGAAGGGCGATGTGCTCAAGGAACTGCTCGGTTCCGTCCCGGAGCCGGGTCAGGTGTCCTATACGCGGCAGATGGACCCGCTGGGTCTGGGCCATGCGGTGTGGTGTGCGCGATACCTCGTGGGTGACGAGCCCTTTGCCGTGCTGCTCGCCGACGACCTGATCAAGGCCGATACGTCATGCCTGAAGCAGATGGTTGACGCCCAGGCTGAAACCGGCGGCAACATGATCGCGCTGATGGATGTGCCGCACGACCATACGTCGCGCTATGGCATCATTGCGCCGGGAACGGTCAACGGGCGACTCACCGAAGTGACCGGGCTGGTCGAGAAGCCCAAGCCCGCCGAGGCGCCGTCCACCCAGGCCGTCGTCGGCCGCTACATCCTGCAGCCCGAGGTCTTCAAGCATCTTGCCGGCCAGCAGAAAGGCGCCGGCGGCGAAATCCAGTTGACCGACGCGCTGGCCCGGATGATCGGCGGCGCGCCGTTCCATGGCTACAGGTTCGAGGGCACCCGCTTCGACTGCGGCGACAAGGTCGGCTTCTTCGAGGCCAACCTGGCGTTCGCGCTCGAGCGGGAGGACCTGCGCGATGGCGTTATTGCGTTTATCAAGAAGTTGGGCCTCTAGCACCAGGACAGGTGAATGCGCATTACAATGATCGGAAGCGGGTATGTGGGCCTCGTTTCCGGAGCATGCTTTTCTGAATTTGGCCACGATGTGGTCTGCGTCGACAAGGATCCCGCGAAGATCGGGGCGCTGGAAAGCGGCAAGATGCCGATCTACGAGCCGGGTCTCGATGACCTCGTTGCCCGCAACGTGGCGGCCGGCCGGCTGACCTTTACCACGGACCTTGCCTCGGCCGTTCCTGGATCCGACGCGGTCTTCATCGCGGTCGGCACGCCGTCGCGGCGCGGCGACGGTCACGCGGACCTGACCTATGTGTTCGCCGCCGCCCGCGAGGTGGCCGACGCGCTCGAGGATCACGTCATCATCGTCACCAAGTCCACCGTGCCGGTGGGGACGGGGGCGCGGGTCCGCCAGGTGGTGGGCGACCGGCTGCGGGAAATCGGCTCGACGGTCACATTCGATGTGGCCTCGAATCCCGAATTTCTGCGCGAAGGTTCGGCCATCGACGATTTCATGCGCCCCAACCGGGTGGTCTGTGGAATCGAGAATGACGCCGCCCGTGGGGTGATGCAGCGGCTCTACCGGCCGCTGTCGCTGCGCGAGACGCCCATGTTGTTCACGTCGATCGAGACCGCCGAGTTGATCAAGTACGCCGCCAACGCCTTTCTCGCCACCAAGATCACCTTCATCAACGAGATGGCCGATCTGTGCGAGCGGGTCGGCGCGGACGTGCAGGACCTGGCCCACGGCATCGGCCTCGATCATCGGATCGGCGGCAAGTTCCTGCATCCCGGTCCCGGCTATGGCGGCAGCTGCTTTCCCAAGGACACCCGGGCGCTGCTGGCGACAGCCGAGGAAGCCGATGTGGCGCTGGGTATTGTCCATGCGGCGGTCAGCGCCAATGACCGGCGCAAGCACGTCATGGCCGATCGCATCGTCGCCGCCTGCGGCGGAACCGTCACGGGCAAGACAATCGCGGTGCTGGGCCTGACGTTCAAGCCGAACACCGACGACATGCGCGACAGCCCCAGCCTCGATATCGTGCCCGCCCTGCAGCGGGCCGGCGCGACGATCCGGGCCTACGATCCCGAGGGAATGACGGAAGCGGGCAAGCTGCTGGAGGACGTTGTCTTCTGCGCCGATGCCTACGACGCCATGGACGGCGCGGACGGCGTGGTGATCATCACCGAATGGAACCAGTTCCGCGCGCTCGACCTTGAACGCGCGCGCGGTCTGCTGAAACAGGCGGTGCTGGTCGACCTGCGCAACATCTATCAGCCCGAGGAACTGGACGGGACAGGTTTCGTCTATCACTCCATCGGCCGGGGAGCCGCGAGATGACCGCCCATATGTTCCATCCCACCGTGCTGCGCGAATACGACATTCGCGGCATTGTCGGCAAGACGCTGTCCGAGGCCGATGCCTATGCCGTCGGCCGTGGCTTCGGCACGCTGGTTCGCCGCAATGGCGGCAGATCCGTGTGCACAGGCTATGACGGCCGGGTCAGCTCGCCGGCGCTCGAGGCGGCTCTGGTCGAGG
The window above is part of the Emcibacter sp. SYSU 3D8 genome. Proteins encoded here:
- the galU gene encoding UTP--glucose-1-phosphate uridylyltransferase GalU; protein product: MNRPVRKAVFPVGGLGTRFLPATKAMPKEMLPVVDKPLIQYAVEEAQAAGIEEFIFVTGRGKSAIENHFDRSVELEALLAEKAKGDVLKELLGSVPEPGQVSYTRQMDPLGLGHAVWCARYLVGDEPFAVLLADDLIKADTSCLKQMVDAQAETGGNMIALMDVPHDHTSRYGIIAPGTVNGRLTEVTGLVEKPKPAEAPSTQAVVGRYILQPEVFKHLAGQQKGAGGEIQLTDALARMIGGAPFHGYRFEGTRFDCGDKVGFFEANLAFALEREDLRDGVIAFIKKLGL
- a CDS encoding UDP-glucose/GDP-mannose dehydrogenase family protein, which translates into the protein MRITMIGSGYVGLVSGACFSEFGHDVVCVDKDPAKIGALESGKMPIYEPGLDDLVARNVAAGRLTFTTDLASAVPGSDAVFIAVGTPSRRGDGHADLTYVFAAAREVADALEDHVIIVTKSTVPVGTGARVRQVVGDRLREIGSTVTFDVASNPEFLREGSAIDDFMRPNRVVCGIENDAARGVMQRLYRPLSLRETPMLFTSIETAELIKYAANAFLATKITFINEMADLCERVGADVQDLAHGIGLDHRIGGKFLHPGPGYGGSCFPKDTRALLATAEEADVALGIVHAAVSANDRRKHVMADRIVAACGGTVTGKTIAVLGLTFKPNTDDMRDSPSLDIVPALQRAGATIRAYDPEGMTEAGKLLEDVVFCADAYDAMDGADGVVIITEWNQFRALDLERARGLLKQAVLVDLRNIYQPEELDGTGFVYHSIGRGAAR
- a CDS encoding DnaJ domain-containing protein translates to MPLIFFGAIVLVLLVLLVNWAARADRATVRRVARYFGAFLVGVAALFLIARGLTGVALALLALAGTLASRKRLAFLGGGKKAPQQQSQVETSFLRVTLDHDTGDLAGVILAGRFAGQRLDELGREDFSTLYDELLRDDPEGARLLDAYLARAYPGEWRQEPGPGPAGDGPMTRDEAFEILGIAPDATATEIRDAHHRLMKKFHPDQGGSTYFATRLNEARDLLLKT